One Castanea sativa cultivar Marrone di Chiusa Pesio chromosome 4, ASM4071231v1 DNA window includes the following coding sequences:
- the LOC142630398 gene encoding putative protein phosphatase 2C 8: protein MSETESPEAEPSANPNPNPNHKRGSNSSEDQTDGGGVVKKLKTERFFEIEADAAEDKGSRHTMEDTSVVLLDATADSPTNLRCAHFAIYDGHGGRLAAEYAQRHLHANVLSAGLPRELLDVKATKRAILDGFRKTDEYLLQESASGGWQDGATAVCVWVLGETVFVANVGDAKAVVARSSTVDGLQNQSDGESQLKAIVLTREHKAIYSQERARIQKAGGTVSSNGRLQGRLEVSRAFGDRQFKKVGVVATPEIHSFDLTNREHFIILGCDGLWGVFGPSDAVDFVHKLLKDGLPVTTVSRRLVKEAVRERCCKDNCTAIVIAFRHK, encoded by the exons ATGAGTGAGACTGAGAGTCCCGAGGCTGAGCCTAGcgctaaccctaaccctaaccctaaccacAAGCGCGGAAGCAATTCTTCCGAGGACCAGACCGATGGCGGCGGCGTTGTGAAAAAGTTGAAAACGGAGCGATTTTTCGAGATCGAAGCTGATGCGGCGGAGGATAAGGGCTCGAGGCACACCATGGAGGATACTTCGGTTGTGCTTCTGGACGCCACCGCCGATTCTCCTACGAACTTGAG GTGTGCACATTTTGCGATCTATGATGGACATGGAGGTCGATTAGCTGCAGAGTATGCTCAAAGGCATTTACATGCAAATGTTCTTTCAGCTGGCTTACCACGTGAGTTG TTGGATGTAAAAGCAACTAAAAGAGCTATACTTGATG GTTTTCGGAAAACTGATGAATATCTTCTTCAAGAAAGTGCTTCAG GGGGATGGCAGGATGGTGCAACTGCTGTTTGTGTTTGGGTATTAGGAGAAACA gtttttgtTGCTAATGTTGGGGATGCAAAAGCGGTGGTTGCACGATCATCTACTGTTGATGGATTGCAGAATCAGTCGGATGGAGAAAGTCAGCTGAAGGCCATTGTTTTGACTAGGGAACACAAAGCCATCTATTCACAGGAGCGTGCTCGCATTCAGAAG GCAGGTGGTACAGTAAGTTCAAATGGGCGATTGCAAGGGCGCCTTGAAGTTTCTCGGGCCTTTGGAGATCGCCAGTTCAAAAAG GTGGGTGTTGTTGCAACCCCAGAAATTCATTCTTTTGACCTCACGAATAGAGAGCACTTCATCATTCTTGGTTGTGATGGCCTCTGGGGG GTATTTGGACCAAGTGATGCTGTTGATTTTGTTCATAAATTATTGAAG GATGGTTTGCCTGTCACCACTGTGAGCCGTCGTCTTGTGAAGGAAGCTGTTCGTGAGCGGTGCTGTAAAGACAACTGCACTGCAATTGTCATCGCTTTCAGGCACAAGTAA